ccttcagcccagggcctgatcctggagacctgggatcgagtcccacatcaggctccctgcgtggagcctgcttctccctctgcctgtctctctctctctctctctctctctgtctctgtctatgaataaataaataaaatctttttaaaaaaataatgtcctgGGGTTGGTGGCAAAGCAGAATTCCCTTCCAGAAGTTCTCAATTCACATGATTtgatgtcatttctttctttcagaaatagCTGTGCTACACCATTGGCTATTACGTATATGAACAGATGTCCCGGGatagggggaggggggaggtgcaGGTAGTTTAATCTTGGTAAGAACTCAATTTCAGTACCTGTTCACAGGCCAGgacaagaaggaaaatgaaatccaaatatgGTTTAACAAATACTAAGAGGTAAACgttttttaacctctttttcaCTTCTCACCGAGTGCCCCAGCCCATACCCACAGAAATTTCTCCTGTACGAAACCAGTCCACACTAAAGTGACCAGTGTGGCTTGGCTAAGAGTTGTGTGAGATCACCATGCTGTAGCATCTCAGAAAGTATAAATACTTCTCTGTTCTGCAGAGGACTGAGACTCCAGATGTCAGGGAATAGCCTCCCTAATCAAAATGAATCTACCAAAGGATGACAAGAGATTTCGCAAGGATAATCTGTAGGTGAAAAGGGCCATTTTACAAGCAGTTTTCCAACCCATTTTCAGAGATTCATCTTACCTTAAGAGTTGTCTCATTCTGAGGACTTCTGCTATCACAACTGGCCCATATGAGCTCTGTCccgttttatttaatttatttatttttaaagatttaatttatttttttaagattttatttatttattcatgagagacacagagagagaggcagagacacaggcagagggagaagcaggcttcatgcagggagcctgatgtcggactccatcccaggaccccgggatcacaccttgagccaaaggcagatgctcaactgctgagccacccaggcatcccgagctCTGCCCCATTTTAAAACTATAGCCTAAGAACAGCCAAACCCAAACCACTTCCCTGGTATCCCATAAACCAGCTTAAAAAGACTggaattggggacacctgggtggctcagcagttgagcgtctgccgtcagcagagtgtgatcccaggtcctgcgattgagtcccacatcgggctccctgtggggagcctgcttctccctctccctctgcctatgtctctgcctttctctctctctctctccctgtctctcatgaataaataaataaattattttttaaaaaaaggctgaaATTGTTCTTAATTATAAAACAAGAGAGAGTCTATGAAGGAATGGGTGAGGAAGAGGGACCACTGGCAACCCTACCACCACAACACAATCCACCATTCCTATTTACTTCTTTCTAATGGTTACCTGTAAGCATTACAATGATATGCAGAAAATCaagaggaaaattttttaaaaatagaaaatacactaACACTCTAAGAAAATTTAGCCTTATAAGTAGAATCTTCATTCCATACCAGTTAGCTCCTTAGACACTCAAATTCTCTTTCCTTACATGGGCTGGAAAGGGGAAAGGGTTCTATTAAAGTTGTATTTCCTCACTCTACATATCGCAGCTTCTTTATCCCAGCaatcctttaaaattatatactactgtttaacttgaatttaaataaaatcttggaagaaaaaaaagcatgtacTATAGGGAGCTCCAGTCtagctcagtgggtagagcatgcaactcttaatttcagggtcatgagttcaagcgccacactgggcatggagtctacttaattacaaaaataatacgtactattatcttaatttttaaaaaaatattttatttatttatttattcatgagagacacagagagagagagagagacagagacacaggcagagggagaagcaggctccatgcagggagcccgacgtgggacctgatcaatgcagggaacccgacgtgggacctgatcccaggactccaggatcaggccctaggccaaaggcagatgctaaactgctgagccacccagggatccctattatcttaattttaaggGGAAACTAAGGCTCGCAGAGACTAAAGAACCCAGGAACACAAGCGGCTAGAAAATCATGAAACTAGATTCATCTTAATACTAATCCTTCTGATTCTAAAACCTATGCTTAAAGTCAGAAGACAAATCATAGATTGGGGGAAAATATCTATAACACCTATGACAAGGGTTAAGATTCCTAACAAGCAAGAATACCAACAAAATAGATTTCAgaccagcccaggtggctcagcagtttaacgcccccttcagcccagggcctgatcctggagacctgggatggagtcccatgtcaggcttccctgcatggaacctgcttctctctctgcctgtgtctctgcctctctctctctctctctctctctctttctgtgtgtgtgcgtgtgtgtgtctcatgaataaagtctttaaaaaatagatttcaaaaaaaatagatttcataaAGACAAGTaggaacataatttttttaaaaaaagagagagataatatGTTAAGGCATTCACTGAAGAAGGAATGCAAGTACCtgagaaaattttgaaaagagaacGTTACAATGAATCAGGGAAAGGCAATTAAAGTCATGAAATACTATTCCTCACCTATCATCTTGGCAAAAATTTAAGAGTGATAACAGTCCATTCCAGTTACAAGGGCCAGtttcttacactgctggtggaagcGTAAATTGCTATAATCTTTTCTAGAAGTAACTTGATACAGTATCAATGAAAATTTAAACTATacattcttggggtgcctgggtagcttagtcggttaagcgtctgatcagcccaggtcatgaactcagggtcctgggatcaagcctcaggttgggctctgcactcatcggggagtctgcttctccctctgcccctccctctgttcctgtgctctctctctctctctctctctcaaatgaataaataaaatctttaaaaataaaaataaaataaaatatacattctgTTTGACCCTACATTATCACTTATTGGAACCTAGcctcaaaaaaccaaaaagcaccAATACACacatttaaagagatttattgtaGTTGGTCATGTTGAAACAACAAAAACTGCTCGATAGCTCctatttgaataaattaaaatacagtcATATTTTTGTAACAAAAGCTAATAACAAAATTTGAGAacagtaaaataattttccaaatcaAGTAAAACCCTTAAtcattcttttgtctctttttcctaatagactatttttaatatatttacattttgcaGAAATAATACTACATATCATGATAATAAGTTAGCAATCAATAGCCTAGAAAGTGCCTCATTAAAATTCCATGTGATAATCTGACAAATTATTAGTGTTTTTCAGAAGAAGTATATATCAATTTGAGGAActttaaaaaggtataaaagtTAACTTGATCTTATAAATCCATTggcaaaaattttttaatttttttaatataagaatacaaagaaaaaaatctacaaatttaattctTCTCAATTGGTCTGAACATACTTCATTTTAATCTGCAAGGAATGTTAGCCaaaataattctactttttaaaaaaatatatacatcctCAGAGTTAatttccaggaaaataaaaaagctttaagGATGTACACAAACACAAAAGAGCAAGAAAGCTGGAGTAAAGGTATATAATTTTAACATCATGCTCCTGTAGATCCTAGACTGTTTCTTCCACACTTGGCTGGTTACATAGGAATGAAATAAGACCCTGTTGAGATGCTCAAGCTGCTAGTTCCCTAGGGTTTCCCTAAAGTCCCCATAAAGGCACATGagatataaaatcatgaatttttCCATAAGTccctataaaataatttcatctatCCTTTCTCTAATGTTCCAGTGCATTCTATTTATACTTCTTGACACTTGGTTCAAAACACTGAAGGAGGCAAGCTTTGATACCTGTGTATGTTATATCCCCCACCAGATGGAAAGCTCCTAGGCAGCAAAGTATGTAGTCCAGAGTCATACCCCAAGTTTTGGGAAtacctggggacacctgggtggctcagtggttgagcgtctgccttcagctcagggcgtgatcccggagttccaggatcgagtcctacatcgggcttcctacatggagcctgcttctccctctgcctatgtctctgcctctctctgtgtgtctctcatgaataaatcaatacaatctttaaaaaaaaaaaagttttggggaCACCTGAGAATTCAGCCAGTCCAACCACCCATATAAAATCTGAGGACTCTCAAAGAAATCTGAGTCTACAAGACTTTATCAAGCAGAAGAATTTGTGATGGGGGTacaaccccacacacacacagcagcttGTTCCTTCTTGGGAAAAGCATAGCTTCTAGTAAAGCTctcctataaatggaattaagatatttttctgaaattttaaaatttgacccCTCTTACCCATTGGTAATCTACAGGATAGATCAAATCCCTACTGCTACAGTACAACTTATGATATACTAGAACCTTCATATTTTCCCTTCAATCTCCTAACTCAATGCTTtgcataaaagaagaaagaaagagaaagaaagaaagaaagaaagaaagaaagaaagaaagaaagaaagaaaacaaaactcatcAATGTACCAGGGTGGGGCACGGTAGTATATTCtccaaaagatattttattagttttataataTGCCTTTCATCCCACTATCTGATATTAAGAAGAAACTGTCAGGAATACAATAATGAGAATTCAGAAATTCACAACATAAACACACTCTTCTACCACAATAGCTTTCTTACTCCTTTAAGTTTTTCTCATCCCCACTGCAAGCAGTTTCTTTAACGCTATTGGGATGACCCACATGGACAAAGCTGAGCTGGGACAAGCTGCCTGGCTCTGCCAGGAAGAGTCCATCCCCAAAGGGAAATTTCTTCTCACCTTCAGGATCCCCTGAGCTTTCTGGGCTGACTCAGGACTTCATAGGCAGCCTGAATCTCCAGGAAATGCCTCTGAGCCTCCTCAGTCCGGTGCCGGTTGTGGTCAGGGTGCCAGATCTTCACAAGCTCTCGGTATCGTCCATGTATTTCTTCATCCGTTGCCCCCTCAGAGAGATTCAAAACCTTAGGGAAACAGAATCTGACAAGTTAGAATTCCATAAGTTTCAGAGCACCTGGGCTTCTCCCCACTTCCTTGCTAAATCAGACTGTTCTATCTCTGGAGTTGGCTTCTACTTGCCTAGAGAGAGGCCCAGAGCCTCAGATTAGAATTCCAGCCTTCTGAAACACGGGCTAGCTCTCCATCTAGCCTTGAATCACAGCTGCCCATTTTCTAACCTGGGATTTCACATCCCTGACAAGATCTCTTCCTTGCAAGAGAAATAAGCATATGTATCCACCAAAGACATGTAtgagaatgttcacagcaacttTATTCAGAATGGTCCCAGATTGGAactaacccaaatgtccattaacagcaGAGTGGATAGATAAGGtgtagtatattcatacaatgggatGAATATACAACAATGGAAACAATTTATAGTTTTAACAGTTTCTATTCATAGTGCATGAAACAGTATGAATAAATCTCACAAGCacaatgttgaatgaaagaagccagacatggggcaTGTGAAAGCAGCATGTGATtcctgatgtcagggttgtgagttcaagccccatgttagggatggagcctactttaaaaaataaaataaattaattttaaaaataaagaagtcagaCATAAAAGATACATAtggaatgattccatttatatgaggttcAAGATCGGGAAAAACTAATCTATGGTAACAGAAGTCAGAATAGAGTCACTCCAAGCGATACAAGGCAACCTTCTTTGTGCTGGATATATTCTATACTTTGATTTGAGTGGTGgttacatacatgtatacataaaacctatatgctttatatatctcaataaaaattaaacaatgggggatccctgggtggcgcagtggtttggcgcctgcctttggcccagggcgcgatcctggagacctgggattgagtcccacgtcgggctcccggtgcatggagcctgcttctccctctgcctatgtctctgcctctctctctctctctgtgtgactatcataaataaataaagaaaaaatatatttaaaaaaattaaacaatgtaTCCTTTTCCCACTCACTATTGGAGCCTTTGTGCCTTCACCCTTTGCACACAGAAGCTCAAAGAAACCAGGACACCCTTCTAGGGCCTGACCCACCAGCCGTGAAAATGGTAGTTCCCCATAAGGGCATTCTCTCCAATGAGGCTTAGCTTGACTCCCAGAGCTGTCCTGGACAGGAATGAGAGGGAACGAAGCCTTACCTGGTAGGCCAGCTGACGCTTCTCATCCTGAAAACTGCTAACAAACTCATAGAGCTTCTCCCACTCCTGGAAGTAGCTGCTGCTGAACCCAGGATCCCCCACCAGCAGCCTCCAGATCCGGTAAGGCAGAAGGAGGACGGACTCCGTGAGGCGGCCAACAAGGGGGAAGAAGCTGAACCAACTCAGGAAGGAGCCAAGGGTTTCTGCCACATAGCTGAGGGTGGCAGCTGTGTTGCAAAAGACACTGTAGGCTAGAGGGCCTGTGAAAGCAAGGTAAGCCAGGCCCAGGCGATAGAGTCGAACACTGAGCGATTCCGACCCAACTGAAGCTTTATAGCGGCGATGCTTCTGGGCTGTAATGCTGGCAGCCAAGCTAATGGGCAGGATGGCGATGGGGCGGCCATAGAAGATAGGAGAAGTAAGAAATGCTGCCCCTAGAGTATTCTTAAAGTCTGAGGTCTGGTTGCCAACAGCAGCCACCAGCAAGACCCCTAAGCCAACTGCCAGTGGGAGGCCCACAATATAGAAGTTGGCCATGAAAGAAAGGCTAATGAGAGCCACCAGGCCAAAATAGATGCCCACTATCATCTGGGCAACAAAGCGAATAAGACTTGGAGGGGGTGTCCTGCCTCCTgagctctgtctctgcccctgggTTCTGTTGGCCTGAGCCACAAAACTTGGGAGCTTCCAGAACTCCCAGAGCcagcccaccccaccaccccccaggGTAAGCATCCAGAGCAGTGCATGACTGTCCCGCCCCAGGTACAGGTGGTGGAGCCCAGCAGGGCCCCCTACAGCCCAGAGGGCATAGGTCACCAAGAGCCCCTTGGCCATCCTCTAGGGAAAGGGTGTCAGGTCAAGTTCAAAGGCACTTGACATTGCCCAGAATGCAGAAATCTGGGATCCTCTGCGAGAATCATGGCTGTCATGGTCAGAGTCATCCTTAGAccctaagagagaaaaaaagcaattagTAAGACTACATCCAGGTCCCAACCCAGTAAACCATTTCTCCTTCCAATGATAATCAAGTGCAGATCTTCCTGACTGTTCCTGCAATGTGGATTCTCTCTTTGGTCTGGCATCTCGTTCCTGTTTTTTACATGCATAGCAACTCCAAATGTAggggagaaaaatgtttttattttgttttttttttttttttaagattttatttattcattcatgagagacagagagagagaggcagagacacaggcagagggagaagcaggctccatgcagggagcccgacctggg
Above is a window of Canis lupus baileyi chromosome 25, mCanLup2.hap1, whole genome shotgun sequence DNA encoding:
- the DNAJC22 gene encoding dnaJ homolog subfamily C member 22 isoform X1 — protein: MAKGLLVTYALWAVGGPAGLHHLYLGRDSHALLWMLTLGGGGVGWLWEFWKLPSFVAQANRTQGQRQSSGGRTPPPSLIRFVAQMIVGIYFGLVALISLSFMANFYIVGLPLAVGLGVLLVAAVGNQTSDFKNTLGAAFLTSPIFYGRPIAILPISLAASITAQKHRRYKASVGSESLSVRLYRLGLAYLAFTGPLAYSVFCNTAATLSYVAETLGSFLSWFSFFPLVGRLTESVLLLPYRIWRLLVGDPGFSSSYFQEWEKLYEFVSSFQDEKRQLAYQVLNLSEGATDEEIHGRYRELVKIWHPDHNRHRTEEAQRHFLEIQAAYEVLSQPRKLRGS
- the DNAJC22 gene encoding dnaJ homolog subfamily C member 22 isoform X3, with product MAKGLLVTYALWAVGGPAGLHHLYLGRDSHALLWMLTLGGGGVGWLWEFWKLPSFVAQANRTQGQRQSSGGRTPPPSLIRFVAQMIVGIYFGLVALISLSFMANFYIVGLPLAVGLGVLLVAAVGNQTSDFKNTLGAAFLTSPIFYGRPIAILPISLAASITAQKHRRYKASVGSESLSVRLYRLGLAYLAFTGPLAYSVFCNTAATLSYVAETLGSFLSWFSFFPLVGRLTESVLLLPYRIWRLLVGDPGFSSSYFQEWEKLYEFVSSFQDEKRQLAYQILFP
- the DNAJC22 gene encoding dnaJ homolog subfamily C member 22 isoform X2 gives rise to the protein MAKGLLVTYALWAVGGPAGLHHLYLGRDSHALLWMLTLGGGGVGWLWEFWKLPSFVAQANRTQGQRQSSGGRTPPPSLIRFVAQMIVGIYFGLVALISLSFMANFYIVGLPLAVGLGVLLVAAVGNQTSDFKNTLGAAFLTSPIFYGRPIAILPISLAASITAQKHRRYKASVGSESLSVRLYRLGLAYLAFTGPLAYSVFCNTAATLSYVAETLGSFLSWFSFFPLVGRLTESVLLLPYRIWRLLVGDPGFSSSYFQEWEKLYEFVSSFQDEKRQLAYQSHRERERGRDIGRGRSRLHAPGARRGTQSQVSRIAPWAKGRRQTTAPPRDPPLFNFY